Proteins encoded within one genomic window of Haladaptatus sp. QDMS2:
- a CDS encoding DUF790 family protein, whose product MLTKDLLRISRAGGGYAPQFADRADRPLAARVIGTFQGHVGEPRADLEAALARLEADADFKLVRGLAKLVEREATFETRAPLPPERTRAAVFAAAEAGSVVTVAEREEALSQAATNLASTPEQVSESLYADLTERQILDELSVRWDPDDLLDQYNLSLAQTALFDATELRIRSSDPKALISAIKRLRLMYEIRKTEAGREVIVTGPTGLFQTSRRYGTRFARLLRSVAKASEWRIEATIDDRGTERLLTLTHEDVAVPDADPVAEVSFDSGVESDFAARFSALGLDWNLVREPEPLEAGASVMIPDFAFDWKHSKYRIYFEIMGFWTPEYVEKKLRQMDLVEDVELLVAVDSTLGVGEDIAARDHRAIPYTGSVRVKDVVDVLREYEADLVAASAADLAEELSPDADVITLETLASDLGVSESVLSEKRFPDHERVGRTLVRPAVLDSLRDEIQAGMSLSEAEGVFATYGLDDASAILSRLGYRVEWEGLSGGTVRAKSID is encoded by the coding sequence GTGCTCACGAAGGACCTCCTCCGAATCTCACGGGCGGGTGGCGGCTACGCTCCACAGTTCGCCGACCGCGCCGACCGTCCGCTCGCCGCCCGGGTCATCGGCACCTTCCAGGGTCACGTCGGCGAACCCCGCGCCGACCTGGAGGCGGCGCTCGCCCGGCTGGAAGCTGACGCGGACTTCAAACTCGTCCGCGGATTGGCGAAACTCGTCGAACGCGAAGCGACGTTCGAGACGCGCGCCCCGCTCCCACCGGAGCGCACTCGTGCCGCCGTCTTCGCCGCTGCGGAGGCGGGGTCGGTCGTCACGGTAGCCGAACGCGAGGAGGCGCTCTCACAGGCGGCCACGAACCTCGCGTCCACGCCGGAGCAGGTCTCAGAATCCCTCTACGCCGACCTCACGGAGCGACAGATCCTCGACGAACTCAGCGTGCGCTGGGACCCGGACGACCTGCTTGACCAATATAACCTCTCGCTCGCTCAAACCGCGCTGTTCGACGCCACGGAACTGCGGATTCGGAGCAGTGACCCGAAGGCGCTCATCTCGGCGATAAAGCGCCTTCGCCTGATGTACGAGATTCGAAAGACAGAGGCAGGTCGCGAGGTCATCGTCACCGGACCGACCGGCCTGTTCCAGACGAGTCGGCGCTACGGGACGCGGTTCGCCCGCCTCTTGCGCTCGGTGGCGAAGGCCTCTGAGTGGCGCATCGAGGCAACCATCGACGACCGCGGAACAGAGCGCCTGCTCACCCTCACTCACGAAGACGTGGCGGTCCCGGACGCAGACCCAGTCGCAGAAGTGTCGTTCGACAGCGGCGTCGAATCCGACTTCGCCGCCCGCTTTAGCGCCCTCGGACTGGACTGGAATCTCGTGCGCGAACCCGAACCTCTCGAAGCGGGTGCGAGCGTGATGATTCCGGATTTCGCGTTCGACTGGAAGCATTCGAAGTACCGAATCTACTTCGAAATCATGGGCTTCTGGACGCCCGAGTACGTAGAAAAGAAGCTCCGGCAGATGGACCTCGTCGAGGACGTGGAACTGCTCGTCGCAGTCGATAGCACGCTCGGAGTTGGTGAGGATATCGCCGCCCGAGACCACCGCGCGATTCCCTACACCGGATCGGTTCGGGTCAAAGACGTGGTGGACGTCCTCCGCGAGTACGAGGCCGACCTCGTCGCAGCGAGCGCCGCTGACCTTGCGGAAGAACTGTCGCCGGACGCCGACGTGATTACGCTCGAAACCCTTGCCAGCGACCTCGGCGTGAGCGAATCGGTGCTCTCCGAGAAACGCTTCCCCGACCACGAGCGAGTGGGGCGGACGCTCGTCCGACCTGCCGTACTCGATTCGCTCCGTGACGAGATTCAGGCCGGGATGTCGT
- a CDS encoding DEAD/DEAH box helicase family protein → MSAVSLTFEDGTIRVDGLSEAEATALPHTRFDPRSKTARAPAMFYSDLRDALDKTTHTVSDHVLSLPDVPTLQSTYELRPYQRSALDAWRDADDRGVLELPTGSGKTVIGIAAIEALCTPTLIVVPTIDLLTQWREELEAEFDVPIGQLGGGEQTLETITVSTYHSAYLKADAIGDRFGLVIFDEVHHLGGEGFRQIARLLAAPARLGLTATFEREDDAHEVVASLLGPLVYTVEIDTLAGEHLANYDVKRIEVELTPDERREYERHQSIFTDYLATSNLQLRSGSDYQKLVMRSGSDPRAREALLAKQRAREVMMNSAAKLAELAEILARHRGDRIIVFTAHNDLVYRISERFLIPAITHRTGTKERRDILAKFRTGEYSRVVTANVLDEGVDVPDANVAVVLSGSGSEREFTQRLGRILRPKADGGRALLYELVSRETAEERVADRRR, encoded by the coding sequence GTGTCCGCGGTCTCGCTCACCTTCGAAGACGGAACTATCCGCGTAGACGGACTCTCCGAGGCAGAAGCGACTGCCCTCCCGCACACGCGGTTCGACCCGCGGTCGAAAACAGCGAGAGCACCCGCGATGTTCTACTCGGACCTGCGCGATGCCCTTGACAAGACAACGCACACCGTCTCTGATCACGTCCTCTCGCTTCCGGACGTACCCACGCTTCAGTCCACCTACGAGTTGCGCCCCTACCAGCGGTCCGCCCTCGACGCGTGGCGCGATGCTGACGACCGGGGCGTCCTCGAACTCCCGACCGGGAGTGGCAAGACCGTCATCGGCATCGCCGCTATCGAGGCACTCTGTACGCCGACCCTCATCGTCGTCCCGACCATCGACCTGCTCACCCAGTGGCGCGAGGAACTCGAAGCCGAGTTCGACGTGCCGATTGGGCAACTCGGCGGGGGTGAGCAGACTCTCGAAACCATCACCGTCTCGACGTACCACTCAGCCTACCTCAAGGCCGACGCCATCGGCGACCGGTTCGGGCTCGTCATCTTTGACGAAGTCCACCACCTCGGCGGCGAGGGCTTTCGCCAGATTGCGCGGTTGCTCGCCGCACCCGCCCGCCTCGGCCTGACGGCGACATTCGAGCGCGAAGACGACGCCCACGAGGTCGTCGCATCGCTCCTCGGCCCGCTCGTCTACACGGTCGAAATCGACACGCTCGCGGGTGAACACCTCGCGAACTACGACGTAAAGCGCATCGAGGTGGAGTTGACACCCGACGAACGCCGCGAGTACGAGCGTCACCAGTCGATATTTACCGACTATCTCGCCACTTCGAACCTGCAACTCCGGAGCGGCAGCGACTACCAGAAACTCGTGATGCGCTCCGGGTCGGACCCGCGTGCACGGGAGGCGCTGCTGGCGAAGCAACGCGCCCGCGAGGTGATGATGAACTCGGCGGCGAAACTCGCCGAGCTCGCAGAGATTCTCGCTCGCCACCGCGGGGATCGAATCATCGTGTTCACCGCGCACAACGACCTCGTCTACCGCATCTCCGAGCGATTCTTGATTCCCGCCATCACCCACCGAACCGGGACGAAAGAGCGCCGCGACATCCTCGCGAAGTTCCGCACCGGCGAGTACTCGCGTGTCGTCACGGCAAACGTCTTAGACGAAGGAGTAGACGTGCCCGACGCGAACGTGGCTGTTGTCCTTTCCGGAAGCGGGAGCGAACGGGAGTTCACCCAGCGACTCGGCCGCATCCTCCGACCGAAAGCAGACGGTGGACGGGCGCTGCTGTACGAACTCGTCAGCCGCGAAACGGCAGAAGAGCGGGTCGCAGACCGGAGACGGTAG
- a CDS encoding nucleotide exchange factor GrpE has translation MSENQGADEQSPTTDPEEAAETEAEQVDADESEAADAFADLVARVEESDPEQLAREIESLRERAASIDDVQSEREDLEARLKRKQAEFQNYKKRMKKRREQEKQRATEDLVERLIDVRDNLARALEEAQETDAEGSDIVGGVESTLRQFDRILEDENVVEIRPEPGSEVDPQRHEVMLRVDSDQPADTIAEVYQSGYEMADRVLRPAQVTVSKD, from the coding sequence ATGAGCGAAAACCAGGGTGCAGACGAGCAGTCGCCCACGACTGACCCCGAGGAAGCCGCCGAAACCGAGGCCGAACAGGTGGACGCCGACGAGTCGGAAGCTGCCGACGCGTTCGCCGACCTCGTCGCGCGCGTCGAGGAGTCGGACCCGGAACAGCTCGCCCGCGAAATCGAGTCCCTCCGCGAGCGGGCGGCCTCCATCGACGACGTCCAGTCGGAGCGCGAGGACCTCGAAGCACGCCTGAAACGAAAGCAAGCCGAGTTCCAGAACTACAAAAAACGGATGAAAAAGCGCCGCGAACAGGAAAAACAGCGCGCGACGGAGGACCTCGTAGAGCGCCTCATCGACGTGCGCGACAATCTGGCTCGGGCGCTTGAAGAGGCCCAGGAGACGGACGCCGAAGGGTCTGATATCGTCGGCGGCGTCGAATCGACGCTGCGCCAGTTCGACCGCATCTTAGAAGACGAAAACGTCGTCGAGATTCGCCCGGAACCCGGCAGCGAGGTAGACCCACAGCGCCACGAAGTGATGCTCAGGGTGGACTCGGACCAGCCAGCGGACACCATCGCGGAGGTGTACCAGTCGGGCTACGAGATGGCAGACCGCGTCCTGCGTCCCGCGCAGGTGACGGTGAGCAAGGACTGA
- the dnaK gene encoding molecular chaperone DnaK, whose translation MASNKILGIDLGTTNSAFAVMEGGDPEIIVNSEGDRTTPSVVAFTDDGERLVGKPAKNQAIQNPEKTIQSIKRHMGDDYSVDIDGEDYTPEQISAMILQKIKRDAEDYLGDEIEKAVITVPAYFNDRQRQATKDAGEIAGFEVERIVNEPTAASMAYGLDDDSDQTVLVFDLGGGTFDVSILDLGGGVYEVVATNGDNELGGDDWDQAIIDWLAEEFEAEHGIDLREDRQALQRLKDAAEEAKIELSSRKQTEINLPFITATDDGPVHLEKDLSRAKFESLTSDLIERTVGPTKQALEDAGYAASEIDEVILVGGSTRMPQVTEKVADVVGQEPKKNVNPDEAVALGAAIQGGVLSGDVDDIVLLDVTPLSLGIEVKGGLFERLIEKNTTIPTEESKVFTTAAPNQTSVQVRVFQGEREIADQNELLGEFQLSGIPPAPAGTPQIEVTFNIDENGIVNVEAEDKGSGNAESITIEGGAGLSDDEIDRMTKEAEEHAEEDKERRRLIEARNEAEGSIQRAKTLLDENEENVDDELREDIEAAIEDVEATLEDEDATADELEDATEDLAENLQEIGKRMYQQQQAQQQAAGGAGMGGTGGDADAETNGGDEYVDADFEDVDDEKDN comes from the coding sequence ATGGCGAGCAACAAGATTCTCGGTATCGACCTTGGTACCACGAACAGCGCGTTCGCGGTCATGGAGGGCGGTGACCCCGAGATTATCGTCAACAGTGAAGGGGACCGAACCACGCCCTCGGTGGTCGCGTTCACCGACGATGGCGAACGGTTAGTCGGGAAACCGGCCAAAAACCAGGCCATCCAGAACCCGGAGAAAACCATTCAGTCCATCAAGCGTCACATGGGCGACGACTACTCCGTCGACATCGACGGAGAGGACTACACGCCGGAGCAGATTTCGGCGATGATTCTCCAGAAGATAAAGCGCGACGCAGAAGACTACCTCGGCGACGAGATCGAGAAGGCGGTCATCACCGTACCGGCCTACTTCAACGACCGCCAGCGCCAGGCGACGAAAGACGCGGGCGAAATCGCCGGCTTCGAAGTCGAGCGCATCGTCAACGAGCCGACCGCCGCGTCGATGGCGTACGGCCTGGACGACGACTCCGACCAGACCGTCCTCGTCTTCGACCTCGGTGGCGGGACGTTCGACGTCTCCATCCTCGACCTCGGCGGCGGCGTCTACGAAGTGGTCGCCACGAACGGGGACAACGAACTCGGTGGCGACGACTGGGACCAGGCCATCATCGACTGGCTCGCAGAGGAGTTCGAGGCCGAACACGGCATCGACCTTCGCGAGGACCGGCAGGCCCTCCAGCGTCTGAAGGACGCAGCAGAGGAGGCGAAAATCGAGCTCTCCAGCCGCAAGCAGACGGAGATCAACCTCCCGTTCATCACGGCCACGGACGACGGCCCGGTTCACTTAGAGAAGGACCTCTCTCGCGCGAAGTTCGAGAGTCTCACGTCCGACCTCATCGAGCGCACCGTTGGCCCAACGAAGCAGGCCCTCGAAGACGCCGGCTATGCCGCCTCCGAAATCGACGAAGTCATCCTCGTCGGTGGCTCGACTCGCATGCCGCAAGTCACGGAGAAGGTCGCAGACGTCGTCGGCCAAGAGCCGAAAAAGAACGTCAACCCCGACGAAGCCGTCGCTCTCGGCGCGGCGATTCAGGGTGGCGTCCTCTCCGGCGACGTGGACGACATCGTCCTGCTCGACGTGACCCCGCTTAGCCTCGGTATCGAAGTGAAAGGCGGCCTCTTCGAACGCCTCATCGAGAAGAACACCACCATTCCGACGGAGGAATCGAAGGTGTTCACGACGGCCGCACCGAACCAGACCTCGGTGCAGGTCCGTGTCTTCCAGGGCGAGCGCGAAATCGCAGACCAGAACGAACTTCTCGGTGAGTTCCAGCTTTCAGGAATCCCACCCGCACCCGCCGGCACGCCGCAAATCGAAGTCACGTTCAACATCGACGAGAACGGTATCGTGAACGTCGAGGCGGAGGACAAAGGCTCCGGCAACGCCGAATCCATCACCATCGAAGGTGGCGCTGGCCTCTCTGACGACGAAATCGACCGCATGACCAAGGAAGCAGAGGAGCACGCAGAAGAGGACAAGGAGCGCCGTCGCCTCATCGAGGCGCGCAACGAGGCCGAAGGCTCCATCCAGCGTGCGAAGACCCTGCTCGACGAGAACGAGGAGAACGTCGACGACGAACTCCGCGAGGACATCGAAGCCGCAATCGAGGACGTCGAAGCAACCCTCGAAGACGAGGACGCGACGGCCGACGAACTCGAAGACGCGACCGAGGACCTCGCCGAGAACCTCCAGGAAATCGGCAAGCGCATGTACCAGCAACAGCAGGCCCAGCAGCAGGCCGCAGGCGGCGCTGGCATGGGTGGCACGGGCGGCGACGCCGATGCCGAGACCAACGGCGGCGACGAATACGTCGACGCCGACTTCGAGGACGTAGACGACGAGAAGGACAACTAA
- a CDS encoding Rieske (2Fe-2S) protein, with protein sequence MAAEADFVPVASLSQLKDEGTQIVSHHGRSVALFYHEDQVYAVDNRCPHMGFPLSKGTVDEGVLTCHWHHARFELSCGDTFDPWADDVQTFPVRVDGDDILIDPDPEPSVPPATHWRNRLADGLQENLSLVMAKAVIGLADEGEDPAVPIKTGVDFGTKYRDAGWGSGLTVHAAMANILPALSEVDQKRALYTGLRYVANDAAGEPPRFEQPGFSTTDVSKARLKSWFRETIEVRDNDPSERTLRTAIGSLPPEDVAEIMYTAATDHRYLNAGHSFDFVNKAFEVLDHIGWDSAPNVLPTLVDELTGATRSEELSSWRQPIDVAGLLADAYADLDEMVETGRGKTWQKPENFTETLLQDDPHAIVDALVEAVESGATTTELAHAVSIAAMRRVAHFATSNEFSDWNTVHHTFTYANAVEQATHRTDAVELYRGVFDGAISVYLDRFLNMPRAPLPEPGESDTDPADIRAQLMDAFDEEGEVNRAAALVSEHFDCGGDPADLIQTLGEALLREDANFHTLQNVEASFKQFEVAESKSEKRLALMATARYMAAHFPTRREAEQTFTIASRLHRGEKIYEE encoded by the coding sequence ATGGCTGCAGAAGCTGACTTCGTCCCCGTCGCATCGCTCTCCCAGCTCAAAGACGAGGGGACGCAAATCGTCTCACACCACGGGCGCTCTGTCGCCCTGTTCTACCACGAAGACCAGGTGTACGCGGTGGACAACCGTTGTCCGCACATGGGATTCCCGCTCTCCAAGGGAACCGTCGACGAGGGCGTCCTGACCTGCCACTGGCACCACGCCCGCTTCGAACTCTCCTGCGGTGATACGTTCGACCCGTGGGCAGACGACGTCCAGACGTTCCCCGTCCGCGTAGATGGTGACGACATTCTCATCGACCCCGACCCAGAACCGTCCGTCCCGCCGGCCACCCACTGGCGAAACCGCCTCGCAGACGGCCTTCAGGAGAACCTCAGCCTCGTCATGGCGAAAGCTGTTATCGGTCTCGCAGATGAAGGCGAAGACCCCGCTGTGCCCATCAAAACCGGCGTCGATTTCGGCACGAAGTACCGCGACGCCGGGTGGGGCAGCGGGCTGACCGTCCACGCCGCGATGGCGAACATCCTCCCCGCGCTCTCCGAGGTCGACCAGAAACGCGCCCTCTACACCGGCCTCCGGTACGTCGCGAACGACGCGGCGGGCGAACCGCCGCGCTTCGAGCAACCCGGCTTCTCGACGACTGACGTCTCGAAAGCGCGTCTCAAGTCGTGGTTCCGCGAAACCATCGAAGTTCGGGACAACGACCCCTCTGAACGCACCCTCCGCACCGCGATTGGCTCCCTGCCGCCGGAGGACGTGGCAGAAATCATGTACACTGCCGCGACGGACCACCGCTATCTGAACGCCGGCCACTCCTTCGACTTCGTGAACAAGGCGTTCGAGGTGCTCGACCACATCGGCTGGGACAGCGCCCCGAACGTTCTCCCGACGCTCGTCGACGAACTGACCGGCGCGACCCGCAGCGAGGAACTCTCCTCGTGGCGACAGCCAATCGACGTGGCCGGCCTGCTCGCAGACGCCTACGCAGACTTAGACGAGATGGTCGAAACGGGCCGCGGAAAGACCTGGCAGAAACCCGAAAACTTCACCGAAACCTTGCTGCAGGACGACCCGCACGCAATCGTCGATGCCCTCGTAGAAGCCGTCGAATCCGGCGCGACCACGACGGAACTCGCCCACGCCGTCTCCATCGCCGCGATGCGCCGGGTGGCTCACTTCGCCACGTCCAACGAGTTCTCAGACTGGAACACCGTTCACCACACGTTCACCTACGCGAACGCGGTAGAGCAGGCCACCCACCGGACCGACGCCGTCGAACTCTATCGCGGCGTCTTCGACGGAGCCATCTCGGTGTACTTAGACCGCTTCCTGAACATGCCGCGAGCGCCACTTCCCGAACCCGGCGAGTCGGACACCGACCCCGCCGACATCCGCGCCCAACTCATGGACGCCTTCGACGAGGAGGGCGAGGTGAACCGGGCCGCAGCACTCGTGAGTGAACACTTCGACTGTGGCGGCGACCCCGCCGACCTCATACAGACGCTCGGCGAGGCCCTGCTCCGCGAGGACGCGAACTTCCACACGCTCCAGAACGTAGAAGCCTCGTTCAAGCAGTTCGAGGTGGCCGAGTCCAAATCCGAAAAGCGACTCGCGCTGATGGCGACGGCCCGCTACATGGCCGCTCACTTCCCGACGCGCCGGGAGGCAGAACAGACGTTCACGATTGCGTCGCGGTTGCACCGGGGAGAGAAAATCTACGAGGAATAG
- the dnaJ gene encoding molecular chaperone DnaJ, translated as MSEDFYEVLGVSRDADEDEIKSAFRKKAAQYHPDVSDDPNADEKFKQAKKAKEVLSDEEKRRAYDRMGHERFEQAEKRGGFDGGAGGGGAGGFGGFGGGGGGMGGMNDIFEQFFGGGRNQRNGPRQGQNLRTSMTITLQDAHDGLQRQFTLTRPEQCDDCNGKGHPADADAETCPQCDGQGQTTHVQQTPLGRIQQTQTCNHCGGEGTLYSETCDTCHGDGRVRREATLSVDVPAGIRDGQTLRMDGEGAPGEKGGPNGDLLIDIQVEPHPDFERDGDDLYYRHPISFPQAVFGDKVEIETLDGSVTMDIPKGTQSGETFRLKGKGMPRLRRRSKGSMFVKVQVVTPEKLSKEQKKALKKFAEAGGEEVDVSEGFFEKLKNSF; from the coding sequence ATGAGCGAGGACTTCTACGAAGTGCTCGGCGTCTCGCGTGACGCTGACGAAGACGAGATAAAGAGCGCCTTCAGAAAGAAGGCAGCGCAGTATCACCCTGACGTCAGTGACGACCCCAACGCAGACGAGAAGTTCAAGCAGGCGAAGAAAGCGAAGGAGGTCCTCTCTGACGAAGAGAAACGTCGCGCCTACGACCGCATGGGCCACGAGCGGTTCGAACAGGCCGAAAAACGCGGCGGGTTCGACGGCGGCGCTGGCGGTGGCGGAGCCGGTGGCTTCGGCGGATTCGGCGGCGGCGGTGGCGGCATGGGCGGGATGAACGACATCTTCGAGCAGTTCTTCGGCGGCGGCCGCAACCAGCGCAACGGCCCACGCCAGGGCCAGAACCTGCGCACGTCGATGACCATCACGCTACAGGACGCCCACGACGGCCTCCAGCGCCAGTTCACCCTCACCCGGCCCGAACAGTGTGACGACTGTAACGGGAAGGGCCATCCCGCGGACGCCGACGCGGAGACCTGCCCACAATGTGACGGTCAGGGCCAGACTACCCACGTCCAGCAGACGCCACTCGGACGCATCCAGCAGACGCAGACCTGTAACCACTGTGGCGGCGAGGGCACGCTCTATTCGGAGACGTGTGACACCTGCCACGGCGACGGGCGCGTGCGCCGCGAGGCGACGCTTTCGGTGGACGTTCCGGCGGGCATCCGCGACGGCCAGACCCTCCGGATGGACGGCGAGGGCGCACCAGGTGAGAAAGGCGGGCCAAATGGCGACCTGCTCATCGACATCCAGGTCGAACCGCACCCGGACTTCGAGCGCGACGGCGACGACCTGTACTACCGCCACCCAATCTCCTTCCCGCAGGCCGTCTTCGGCGACAAGGTGGAAATCGAAACCCTCGACGGCAGCGTCACCATGGACATCCCGAAGGGCACGCAATCGGGCGAAACCTTCCGCCTGAAAGGCAAGGGTATGCCGCGCCTGCGCCGCCGTAGCAAGGGAAGCATGTTCGTGAAGGTACAAGTCGTCACCCCGGAGAAACTCAGCAAAGAACAGAAGAAGGCGCTCAAGAAGTTCGCCGAAGCCGGCGGGGAGGAAGTGGACGTGAGCGAAGGCTTCTTCGAGAAGCTGAAGAACAGTTTCTAA
- a CDS encoding helix-turn-helix domain-containing protein gives MTVIAELRLSSDELPLMAALSPVPDLELTVEQAVATDPSKLRLFLWAAGDDFERFETGLDGDETVLDYTVLDDLSERKLYRVAVSPEANVVLYPISVEIGATQLSVVATHRGLRVRMRFQDRESLKEFQSRCRDADVAVELRQLYRSGGTDEEASFGLSEKQRQTLTKAVALGFFKVPRETSLDGLAEKLDVSNQATSERIRRATETLVRSTIGIDG, from the coding sequence ATGACTGTCATTGCAGAGCTCCGGTTGTCGAGCGACGAACTGCCGCTGATGGCAGCGTTGTCTCCCGTTCCGGACCTCGAACTCACCGTCGAGCAAGCCGTGGCGACGGACCCTTCGAAGTTGCGACTGTTTCTCTGGGCCGCAGGCGACGACTTCGAACGTTTCGAAACGGGATTGGATGGAGACGAGACGGTTCTCGACTACACCGTATTAGACGACCTCTCTGAACGCAAGCTCTACCGCGTGGCGGTGTCGCCGGAGGCGAACGTGGTTCTTTACCCCATCAGCGTCGAGATCGGCGCGACGCAACTCTCGGTGGTTGCGACACATCGCGGTCTCAGGGTCCGGATGCGGTTCCAAGACAGAGAGTCGCTGAAGGAGTTTCAGTCGCGCTGTCGAGACGCGGACGTCGCCGTCGAACTGCGTCAACTCTATCGGAGCGGCGGGACCGACGAGGAAGCGAGTTTTGGACTCTCTGAGAAACAGCGACAGACCCTCACGAAAGCGGTTGCGCTCGGATTCTTCAAGGTTCCGCGCGAGACGAGCCTCGATGGGCTCGCCGAAAAACTCGACGTGTCGAATCAAGCCACCTCAGAGCGCATTCGCCGGGCGACCGAGACGCTGGTCAGAAGTACGATTGGCATAGACGGTTAG
- a CDS encoding AMP-binding protein, translating to MESLEDFDDIVYEPSQEFVESTNVWRFMQEHGIEDYDELIERTTVDRGDGESGVEWFWDELVDWMDIEFYEDYDEVRDDTDGPQFSKWYPGGKLNIAHNTVDRHAAIDSPNRNKVACIWEGEPGDVRELTYHELARQSNQVANALAERGIEKGDTVGLYMPMVPEVISILYGCFKVGAIAVPIFSGFGVDATATRIEDAECRVLFTGDGFYRRGSEVRLKGQADEAIEEAGHVEHTIVYNRFDDEDTPWDDARDEWWADAVLTQDDEFETVAMDSSDESMLLYSSGTTGMPKGIVHTHAGVQLMTAKEIHFGFDQKPSDRFFWVSDIGWMMGPWTLIGNHTFGGTIMMYEGAPDYPNPDRFWEMIDRHKLSTFGISPTAIRAIRKKGDHWVEGHDLSSLRLLGSTGEPWDPESWMWFFNEVGGGDTPIINISGGTEICGCFLMPMPIQPLKPCTLGGPGLGMAIDIVNENGDSIAENHERGYLVARDSVPSMTKSLWDGDEHYLEEYWSKFGDMWNHGDWAQKDEDGLWFLHGRSDDVLNVAGRKVGPAEVEGALIEHDAVNQAAAVGVDDDTTGTAVVAYVILEDGVEETDDLRAELTDQVGEELGKPFRPREILFVNEFPKTQSGKIIRRAIASAYAGGSMGDLSSIENPDALDAIKNAR from the coding sequence ATGGAATCTCTCGAGGACTTTGACGACATCGTGTACGAACCTTCCCAAGAGTTCGTCGAATCGACGAACGTCTGGCGGTTCATGCAGGAACACGGCATCGAAGATTACGACGAGCTCATCGAGCGAACTACCGTCGACCGAGGCGACGGCGAGTCGGGTGTGGAGTGGTTCTGGGACGAACTCGTCGACTGGATGGACATCGAGTTCTACGAGGACTACGACGAGGTGCGCGACGACACGGACGGGCCGCAGTTCTCGAAGTGGTATCCGGGCGGCAAACTCAACATCGCACACAACACGGTCGATCGCCACGCGGCTATCGATTCGCCGAACCGAAACAAGGTCGCCTGTATCTGGGAGGGCGAACCGGGCGACGTGCGAGAACTCACCTACCACGAACTCGCTCGTCAGTCCAATCAGGTGGCGAACGCGCTCGCAGAACGGGGCATCGAGAAGGGCGACACCGTCGGCCTCTACATGCCGATGGTTCCCGAAGTCATCTCGATTCTCTACGGCTGTTTCAAGGTCGGCGCAATCGCCGTGCCCATCTTCTCCGGGTTCGGGGTCGACGCGACGGCGACGCGCATCGAGGACGCAGAGTGTCGCGTCCTCTTTACGGGTGACGGGTTCTACCGCCGCGGCAGCGAAGTCCGCCTCAAAGGGCAGGCAGACGAGGCTATCGAGGAGGCCGGGCACGTCGAACACACTATCGTCTACAACCGCTTCGACGACGAGGATACGCCGTGGGACGACGCCCGCGACGAGTGGTGGGCGGACGCCGTCCTCACGCAGGACGACGAGTTCGAGACGGTCGCGATGGACTCCTCGGACGAGTCGATGCTCCTCTACTCCTCTGGAACGACGGGCATGCCGAAGGGCATCGTCCACACCCACGCGGGCGTCCAACTGATGACGGCCAAAGAGATTCACTTCGGATTCGACCAGAAGCCGAGCGACCGCTTCTTCTGGGTCTCCGACATCGGCTGGATGATGGGGCCGTGGACGCTCATCGGGAACCACACCTTCGGCGGCACTATCATGATGTACGAGGGTGCGCCTGACTACCCGAACCCGGACCGATTCTGGGAGATGATCGACCGGCACAAACTCTCTACGTTCGGTATCTCTCCGACGGCCATCCGCGCGATTCGCAAGAAGGGCGACCACTGGGTCGAGGGTCACGACCTCTCGTCGCTGCGCCTGCTCGGTTCGACCGGCGAACCGTGGGACCCCGAATCCTGGATGTGGTTCTTCAACGAAGTTGGCGGCGGCGACACGCCGATTATCAACATCTCCGGCGGGACCGAAATCTGCGGTTGCTTCCTCATGCCGATGCCGATTCAGCCGCTCAAGCCGTGTACCCTCGGCGGCCCCGGACTCGGCATGGCCATCGACATCGTAAACGAGAACGGCGACTCCATCGCCGAGAACCACGAACGCGGCTACCTCGTCGCTCGCGACTCGGTCCCGTCGATGACCAAGAGCCTCTGGGACGGCGACGAACACTATCTGGAGGAGTACTGGTCGAAGTTCGGGGACATGTGGAATCACGGCGACTGGGCCCAGAAGGACGAAGACGGCCTCTGGTTCCTCCACGGGCGCTCCGACGACGTGCTGAACGTGGCTGGCCGCAAGGTCGGCCCGGCGGAAGTCGAAGGCGCGCTCATCGAACACGACGCGGTCAATCAGGCCGCCGCCGTCGGCGTCGACGACGACACCACCGGAACCGCCGTCGTCGCCTACGTGATTCTCGAAGACGGCGTCGAAGAGACCGACGACCTGCGCGCGGAACTCACAGACCAGGTGGGCGAAGAACTCGGCAAGCCGTTCCGCCCACGCGAAATCCTATTCGTCAACGAGTTCCCGAAGACCCAGAGCGGGAAAATCATCCGTCGCGCCATCGCTTCGGCCTACGCCGGCGGGAGCATGGGCGACCTCTCCAGCATCGAGAACCCCGACGCGCTGGACGCCATCAAGAACGCTCGGTAA